A window from Psychrobium sp. MM17-31 encodes these proteins:
- a CDS encoding LysR family transcriptional regulator → MNLERMCLFCEVVKQGSYTKAADLLGVSKGYLSTQIKKLEAETNKQLLVRNTRTMRLTSAGEILFKQASKLPTFLQETQSLLQHGEDGLVGTVKCTAPVGLSAHVLWPIFNDIMSKHSDINIWVDSSNTTHNLVADDFDFAVRITNTPPQDMIAKKLMRFKYVCCATPTFLAQHGEPATPQELQQHKCLVLAHWQFWTFSNAGKTERIDLSGKFTASDNDLLKKAALNHHGIARLPEYMIKDELTSGELVALLPNQESEHRDLYLVYPQIPTRPSRVKLCLEAIVDGVV, encoded by the coding sequence ATGAATTTAGAGCGCATGTGCTTGTTTTGCGAAGTGGTAAAGCAGGGCAGTTACACCAAAGCCGCTGATTTATTGGGTGTTTCTAAAGGGTATTTATCGACACAAATCAAAAAGCTCGAAGCGGAAACCAACAAGCAGTTGTTAGTGCGAAATACACGAACAATGCGGCTGACTTCGGCGGGTGAAATCCTGTTTAAGCAAGCGAGTAAACTGCCGACCTTTTTGCAAGAAACTCAATCACTACTGCAACACGGTGAGGATGGTCTAGTAGGCACTGTAAAATGCACTGCGCCAGTTGGCTTGAGTGCGCACGTGTTGTGGCCGATTTTTAATGACATCATGAGCAAACACAGCGATATCAATATTTGGGTCGATTCCTCAAACACCACTCACAATTTAGTAGCCGATGATTTTGATTTTGCCGTGCGCATCACCAACACACCGCCACAAGATATGATTGCCAAAAAGTTGATGCGCTTTAAATACGTTTGCTGCGCGACACCCACATTCCTCGCACAACACGGCGAACCTGCAACGCCGCAAGAACTACAACAACATAAGTGTTTAGTACTCGCCCATTGGCAGTTTTGGACGTTTAGTAATGCAGGTAAAACCGAACGTATTGACTTGTCAGGCAAATTCACTGCGTCTGATAATGACTTATTAAAAAAGGCCGCGCTAAATCACCACGGCATCGCCCGATTACCGGAGTACATGATCAAAGATGAGCTAACATCAGGCGAGTTAGTGGCATTGCTCCCTAACCAAGAGTCAGAGCATCGAGACTTGTACCTTGTGTATCCACAAATCCCCACTAGACCATCGCGAGTAAAGCTGTGCTTAGAGGCGATTGTTGATGGTGTGGTTTGA
- a CDS encoding alpha-amylase family glycosyl hydrolase, producing the protein MFLNHLSKKCVSVALTLSLFSATAVAKNTTTTDPYQPAPYVELQHPEWSKNATIYEVNIRQYTKEGTFNAFAKHLPRLKDLGVDILWLMPIHPIGEKNRKGGKGSYYAVKDYRAVNPEFGTLDDLKALVKQAHDMGMYVILDWVANHSAWDNPLTVSNPEWYTKDHNGNFQPTPWWDWSDIIDFDYEQPGIRKYMTESLKYWVKEADIDGYRADVAGFIPTNFWDNARRELDEIKPVFMLAEWDARDLHKKAFDMTYAWKLHDTLHDVAKGHKDASGVYLHFAHALSAWPDNAIKMNFVDNHDKNSWEKTMFDRFGDHLEMSIVLTVTAEGMPLLYSGQEAGLDKVLAFFEKDEIKWRKHPIGDLYKSLFKLKHENQALWNGNWGGKMIPVPNSNPKNVFSFARKKADDKVFAVFNFSDKAQTATFNENIQHGDYVEWFSKEKKSFGPKTSDTIAPFGYKVYVKVK; encoded by the coding sequence ATGTTTCTTAACCACTTATCTAAAAAATGTGTCTCGGTAGCACTGACGTTGAGCTTGTTCAGCGCCACAGCTGTTGCCAAAAACACCACGACAACAGATCCTTATCAACCAGCGCCATACGTCGAATTGCAGCATCCCGAATGGTCTAAAAATGCCACCATTTACGAAGTGAACATTCGTCAATACACCAAAGAAGGCACCTTCAATGCGTTTGCTAAACACCTACCGCGTTTAAAAGATTTAGGTGTCGATATTCTGTGGTTAATGCCTATTCATCCTATCGGTGAGAAAAACAGAAAAGGCGGCAAAGGCAGCTATTACGCAGTTAAGGATTATCGTGCAGTAAATCCTGAATTCGGTACGCTGGATGATTTAAAAGCCTTAGTAAAACAAGCGCACGACATGGGCATGTATGTGATTTTAGATTGGGTGGCGAATCACTCGGCGTGGGATAACCCGCTGACAGTATCGAACCCTGAGTGGTACACCAAGGATCACAACGGCAATTTCCAACCAACGCCGTGGTGGGATTGGTCGGATATTATCGACTTTGATTACGAGCAACCGGGCATTCGCAAATACATGACCGAATCGCTAAAATACTGGGTGAAAGAAGCCGATATCGACGGTTACCGCGCTGATGTTGCTGGCTTTATTCCAACAAACTTTTGGGATAACGCCCGTCGTGAACTAGATGAAATCAAACCTGTATTTATGTTGGCGGAATGGGACGCTCGCGATCTGCATAAGAAAGCGTTCGATATGACCTACGCATGGAAACTGCACGACACCTTGCACGATGTCGCCAAAGGCCATAAAGACGCCTCAGGTGTTTACCTCCACTTTGCCCACGCGTTAAGTGCATGGCCTGACAACGCCATCAAAATGAACTTTGTTGATAACCACGACAAAAACTCGTGGGAAAAAACCATGTTCGATCGCTTTGGCGACCACCTAGAAATGAGCATTGTACTAACGGTCACTGCCGAAGGGATGCCATTGCTCTACAGCGGTCAAGAAGCGGGGTTAGACAAGGTACTAGCCTTCTTTGAAAAAGACGAAATCAAATGGCGTAAGCACCCAATTGGCGATTTGTACAAATCGTTATTCAAGCTTAAGCACGAGAACCAAGCGCTGTGGAATGGCAACTGGGGCGGCAAGATGATCCCTGTGCCAAACAGCAATCCGAAAAACGTGTTCTCATTCGCTCGTAAAAAAGCCGATGACAAGGTCTTCGCAGTGTTTAACTTCTCAGATAAGGCACAAACTGCGACTTTCAACGAAAACATCCAACATGGTGATTACGTTGAGTGGTTTAGCAAAGAGAAGAAATCGTTCGGCCCCAAAACCAGCGATACCATAGCACCATTTGGCTATAAGGTTTATGTGAAAGTGAAGTAG
- a CDS encoding PIN domain-containing protein yields MINLILDTNILHQEGLNSGRMQVLKKLIENDMVRLFIPEIVKREFTTKRASEITKALNNMKGDINKLQGRIDFDNDLKSSSQEIEKELNRLKEIVEERVEAEFQTWVNELKVTISIFNPEHIYSVLNDYFSGNGVFRSLKQREDLPDSMIHQTIKQIVSDVGEVHLTLIDGAFKKHMKKAPNVKVYDSLNEFFTIDTIENFLANAQFEQYFSSNKLTTLLMNYLRTQDELISQIYIPDGAVENIDQVGIRIFNAEINYPDAASIDNLSISNFYLISETEFTAAVSFTSRAPLHFISDYGNYLELERDKDRNVDMDSMNGEGICDLYEFYIAEFQGTISFHFDEKYELEQIESLFDNLTSVDSSTLSISVDIERARLLNETS; encoded by the coding sequence ATGATAAACCTAATTCTGGATACAAATATACTCCATCAGGAAGGATTAAACTCTGGTCGTATGCAAGTGCTTAAAAAGCTAATAGAAAATGACATGGTCAGGCTTTTTATTCCTGAAATTGTAAAACGAGAATTTACTACTAAACGAGCTAGTGAAATAACCAAGGCTCTAAATAATATGAAAGGAGATATCAATAAATTACAAGGTAGAATTGATTTTGATAATGACCTAAAAAGTAGTAGTCAAGAAATAGAAAAAGAGCTGAATAGATTAAAAGAAATAGTTGAGGAACGTGTTGAGGCTGAATTCCAAACTTGGGTAAATGAACTAAAAGTAACTATATCCATATTTAACCCTGAACATATTTATTCTGTTCTTAATGATTATTTCAGTGGTAACGGTGTTTTTAGATCTCTAAAGCAACGTGAAGATCTACCAGACTCGATGATTCATCAAACAATTAAACAAATAGTTAGTGATGTGGGAGAAGTTCATCTTACTCTGATTGACGGTGCATTCAAAAAGCACATGAAAAAAGCCCCAAATGTGAAGGTTTATGATTCACTCAATGAGTTTTTTACTATTGATACGATTGAAAACTTTCTTGCTAACGCACAGTTCGAACAGTATTTTAGCAGTAACAAACTAACTACACTGCTTATGAACTATTTGCGAACTCAAGATGAATTAATTAGCCAAATATACATCCCCGATGGGGCTGTTGAAAATATAGACCAAGTTGGTATTCGTATATTCAATGCTGAAATAAATTATCCAGACGCAGCATCAATAGATAACTTGTCAATAAGTAACTTTTACCTAATATCTGAGACCGAGTTTACAGCAGCTGTTTCTTTCACTTCTCGCGCCCCATTACATTTCATTAGTGATTACGGTAATTACTTAGAGTTAGAGCGCGATAAAGATAGAAATGTTGATATGGATAGTATGAATGGTGAAGGTATTTGCGATCTTTATGAATTCTATATTGCTGAGTTTCAAGGAACAATATCGTTTCACTTTGATGAAAAATATGAACTAGAACAGATTGAATCACTTTTTGATAACTTGACATCAGTTGATAGTAGTACGCTTTCCATTTCAGTTGATATAGAAAGGGCTAGATTGTTGAACGAAACAAGCTAA